A region of Massilia sp. WG5 DNA encodes the following proteins:
- a CDS encoding thioesterase family protein has protein sequence MSNEKSTRKLMHTMRQAIRWGDMDVLGHVNNTVYFRYMESGRICFLEEVAGEFSMQGEGPVIVTAYCTFLKQLKYPGEIEVRTYAGAPGRSSFEVTHEISLVDADGKADVVYAEGGGKVVWIDFKAEKSVPLPAHLRSALPAA, from the coding sequence ATGAGCAACGAGAAGTCCACCCGCAAATTAATGCACACCATGCGCCAGGCGATCCGCTGGGGCGACATGGACGTGCTGGGTCACGTCAACAACACCGTCTATTTCCGCTACATGGAAAGCGGCCGCATCTGCTTCCTGGAAGAGGTGGCGGGCGAGTTCAGCATGCAGGGCGAGGGACCGGTGATCGTCACCGCCTACTGCACCTTCCTCAAGCAGCTGAAGTACCCGGGAGAGATCGAAGTGCGCACCTATGCCGGCGCGCCGGGCCGCTCCAGCTTCGAGGTCACGCACGAGATCAGCCTGGTGGACGCCGACGGCAAGGCCGACGTCGTCTACGCGGAAGGCGGCGGCAAGGTGGTGTGGATCGATTTCAAGGCCGAGAAGTCGGTGCCGCTGCCGGCGCATCTCAGGAGCGCGCTGCCGGCGGCATGA
- a CDS encoding alpha/beta fold hydrolase codes for MRTLVMVHGLLGSSAYYDPQALLPDLDVRTPDLLGYGGNRSIDRGIDLQAQACELVRILREEVERPAWLLGHSVGGAVMMLAARQAPERVAGLISVEGNFTLKDAYWCSRIAAMLDADWAAEYGAMEDDPAAWLERTGIEASDQRIAWARAILSNQPFETIQAMARSVVEVTGQPAYLDGVRHVLGSGVPLWLLGGELSAAGWDIPEWVLALAQGSLVQPGAGHMMMLEDPAAFCGIVGRIVRGQAPC; via the coding sequence ATGCGCACACTGGTCATGGTCCATGGCCTGCTGGGTTCCAGCGCTTACTACGACCCGCAGGCCCTGCTGCCGGATCTCGACGTGCGCACGCCCGACCTGCTCGGCTACGGCGGCAATCGCAGTATCGACCGCGGCATCGATCTGCAGGCCCAGGCCTGCGAGCTGGTGCGCATCCTGCGCGAGGAAGTGGAGCGGCCGGCCTGGCTGCTCGGCCACAGCGTCGGCGGCGCCGTGATGATGCTGGCTGCCCGCCAGGCGCCGGAGCGGGTAGCGGGCCTGATCAGCGTGGAAGGCAATTTCACGCTGAAGGATGCATACTGGTGTTCGCGCATCGCCGCCATGCTTGACGCCGACTGGGCGGCCGAATACGGCGCCATGGAAGACGATCCGGCCGCCTGGCTGGAGCGGACCGGCATCGAAGCCAGCGACCAGCGCATCGCCTGGGCACGCGCGATCCTGTCCAACCAGCCTTTCGAAACCATCCAGGCGATGGCGCGTTCGGTGGTGGAGGTGACCGGACAGCCGGCCTACCTGGATGGCGTGCGACACGTGCTCGGCAGCGGCGTGCCGCTGTGGCTGCTGGGCGGCGAACTCTCGGCCGCCGGCTGGGACATCCCCGAATGGGTGCTGGCGCTGGCCCAGGGAAGCCTGGTGCAGCCGGGCGCCGGACACATGATGATGCTGGAGGATCCGGCGGCCTTTTGCGGCATCGTCGGCCGAATCGTGCGGGGACAGGCTCCCTGCTGA
- a CDS encoding lecithin retinol acyltransferase family protein, whose protein sequence is MWLSLSFDETPTSSSRDFASGDHLSSPRLGYSHHGLYVGNGLVIHYSGFARSMQSGAVEFATLDEFACGNEIKLVRHPDRKYGREASVDRACQRLGEDWYSLLLNNCEHFVNWCIEGAHTSPQVRKVTTPLFSAGAMAYLRGNPQASRYLADALRRLGSSTSSATLGRAVDALSSILLGQGGSAVLAPVAPALGAGLAHSVGAAASSSVARGVVSSLGGGAAASVAATYGGASAATLVGAAGAGALATVGAPLLAGVAAVYAVSKLWDWWD, encoded by the coding sequence ATGTGGCTATCTTTATCCTTCGACGAAACGCCCACTTCTTCTTCCCGCGATTTCGCGAGCGGCGACCATCTGTCGTCGCCGCGCCTGGGTTATTCCCATCACGGACTGTATGTCGGCAATGGGCTGGTCATCCATTATTCCGGCTTCGCCCGGAGCATGCAGTCGGGAGCGGTCGAGTTCGCTACGCTCGACGAATTCGCCTGCGGTAACGAGATCAAGCTCGTGCGCCATCCCGACCGTAAATATGGCAGGGAGGCCAGTGTCGACCGTGCCTGCCAGCGGCTGGGGGAAGACTGGTACAGCCTGCTGCTGAACAATTGCGAGCATTTTGTGAACTGGTGTATCGAGGGAGCGCACACGAGTCCGCAGGTCAGGAAAGTAACGACACCGCTGTTCAGTGCCGGCGCCATGGCCTACCTGAGGGGCAATCCGCAGGCTTCGCGCTACCTGGCGGACGCCTTGCGCCGCCTGGGTTCGTCGACCTCGTCGGCGACCCTCGGGCGCGCGGTAGATGCCCTGTCGTCCATCTTGCTGGGCCAAGGCGGTTCGGCTGTGCTCGCACCGGTCGCGCCGGCCCTCGGGGCAGGGCTGGCGCACAGTGTCGGCGCCGCCGCAAGCTCGAGTGTTGCGCGCGGCGTGGTGAGTTCGCTGGGCGGTGGAGCTGCGGCAAGCGTGGCAGCCACCTACGGCGGCGCATCGGCGGCCACGCTCGTGGGCGCGGCCGGTGCGGGCGCGCTGGCGACAGTCGGTGCACCTTTGCTTGCCGGCGTGGCGGCCGTCTACGCTGTCAGCAAACTGTGGGACTGGTGGGACTAG
- a CDS encoding CoA transferase subunit A encodes MNKVYPDARSALEGVVKDGQTIAVGGFGLCGIPEALIAALRDSGVTNLTAISNNAGVDDFGLGQLLATRQIKKMIASYVGENKEFARQYLAGELELEFTPQGTLAEKLRAGGAGIPAFFTKTGYGTIVAEGKETREFDGEMYVMERSLNPDVALVKAWKADRAGNLVFRKTARNFNPNVASSGKICIVEVEQLVETGEIDPDQVHLPSIFVHRIVHNPTPEKRIEQRTVRQA; translated from the coding sequence ATGAATAAAGTTTATCCAGATGCGCGGTCCGCGCTCGAGGGTGTCGTCAAGGATGGCCAGACCATCGCCGTGGGCGGCTTCGGCCTGTGCGGGATCCCGGAGGCGCTGATCGCCGCGCTGCGCGATTCCGGCGTCACCAACCTGACGGCCATCTCGAATAATGCCGGCGTCGACGACTTCGGTCTCGGCCAGCTGCTGGCCACGCGCCAGATCAAGAAGATGATCGCGTCCTACGTCGGCGAAAACAAGGAGTTCGCGCGCCAGTACCTGGCCGGCGAGCTCGAGCTCGAATTCACGCCGCAGGGCACGCTGGCCGAGAAGCTGCGCGCCGGCGGCGCCGGCATCCCGGCCTTCTTCACCAAGACCGGCTACGGCACCATCGTCGCCGAGGGCAAGGAAACCCGCGAGTTCGACGGCGAGATGTACGTGATGGAACGCTCGCTGAATCCGGACGTCGCGCTGGTCAAGGCCTGGAAGGCCGACCGCGCGGGCAACCTGGTGTTCCGCAAGACCGCGCGCAACTTCAACCCGAACGTCGCCTCCTCGGGCAAGATCTGCATCGTGGAAGTCGAACAACTGGTCGAGACCGGCGAGATCGATCCGGACCAGGTGCACCTGCCGAGCATCTTCGTGCACCGCATCGTGCATAACCCGACGCCGGAAAAGCGCATCGAACAGCGCACCGTGCGCCAAGCCTAA
- a CDS encoding amino acid ABC transporter permease, with protein MDFQALLALLRESAPLMLRGAGITLLLALAAMLGGLVLGLPTALMRIAPWAPLRWPAALYVSLFRGTPLLVQLFVVYYGLPGIGIEFTPLAAAVLTLSLNAGAYLSESLRGAVNAVAQGQWRAAFSLGLGWGQTLRYVVLPQALRVAVPSMSNTLISLIKDTSLVSVITMTELMLVTKELISVTFRPLPLYVAAAIIYWVLSLFFEGLQRRAERRLNRAHQ; from the coding sequence ATGGACTTCCAGGCCCTGCTGGCGCTGCTGCGGGAGTCGGCGCCGCTGATGCTGCGCGGCGCCGGCATCACCCTGCTGCTGGCGCTGGCCGCCATGCTCGGCGGCCTGGTGCTGGGCCTGCCGACCGCCCTGATGCGGATCGCGCCCTGGGCGCCGCTGCGCTGGCCGGCCGCGCTCTACGTCAGCCTGTTCCGCGGCACCCCGCTGCTGGTGCAGCTGTTCGTGGTCTACTATGGCCTGCCAGGCATCGGCATCGAATTCACGCCGCTCGCGGCCGCGGTGCTGACCCTGTCGCTGAATGCGGGCGCCTACCTGTCCGAGAGCCTGCGCGGCGCGGTCAACGCGGTCGCCCAGGGCCAGTGGCGCGCCGCCTTCAGCCTCGGCCTCGGCTGGGGCCAGACCCTGCGCTACGTGGTGCTGCCGCAGGCGCTGCGGGTGGCGGTGCCCTCCATGAGCAACACCCTGATCAGCCTGATCAAGGACACCTCGCTGGTCTCGGTGATCACCATGACCGAATTGATGCTGGTGACCAAAGAGTTGATCTCCGTCACGTTCCGTCCATTGCCGCTTTATGTTGCAGCAGCCATCATCTACTGGGTCTTGAGCCTGTTCTTCGAAGGGCTGCAGCGCCGTGCCGAGCGGCGCCTGAACCGGGCTCATCAGTAA
- a CDS encoding transporter substrate-binding domain-containing protein — MGSPIKFRRKAMAKAIASGLALAVAALALPVHAADLLDTVKARGTLRIALEGTYPPFNFKDAKTGQLTGYDVDVARLVAARLGLKPEFVTTEWPSILAGLGAGKYDVIISQVNITPKREQAFDFSQAYTYSTPQLIVRRNERIEYNKLEDLKGRKLGVGQGSVFEQQARSMPGIDVKSYPAAPENLQDLAFGRVDAALNDSLMVAWLLKSSQLPIRAGARVGAVERTGIALRKGNPRFRAAVDKALEALRADGSLKAASMKWFGIDATRPPQ, encoded by the coding sequence ATGGGTTCCCCGATCAAATTCCGCAGGAAGGCGATGGCGAAGGCCATCGCGAGCGGCCTGGCGCTGGCCGTGGCCGCGCTCGCGCTGCCTGTCCACGCCGCCGATCTGCTCGACACCGTCAAGGCGCGCGGCACGCTGCGCATTGCCCTCGAGGGGACTTATCCGCCATTCAATTTCAAGGATGCGAAGACCGGCCAGCTGACCGGCTACGACGTGGACGTCGCCCGCCTGGTGGCCGCCAGGCTCGGCCTGAAGCCGGAATTCGTGACCACCGAATGGCCCTCCATCCTGGCTGGCCTGGGCGCCGGCAAGTACGACGTGATCATCAGCCAGGTGAACATCACCCCGAAGCGCGAGCAGGCCTTCGATTTCTCGCAGGCGTACACCTATTCGACCCCGCAGCTGATCGTGCGCCGCAACGAGCGCATCGAGTACAACAAGCTGGAAGACCTGAAGGGCAGGAAGCTCGGGGTCGGGCAGGGCAGCGTGTTCGAGCAGCAGGCCAGGTCCATGCCCGGCATCGACGTGAAGAGCTATCCGGCGGCGCCGGAAAACCTGCAGGATCTGGCCTTCGGGCGCGTCGACGCGGCCCTGAACGACAGCCTGATGGTGGCCTGGCTGCTGAAATCCTCGCAGCTGCCGATCCGCGCCGGGGCACGCGTGGGCGCGGTCGAGCGCACCGGCATCGCCCTGCGGAAGGGCAATCCCCGATTCCGCGCCGCGGTCGACAAGGCGCTCGAGGCGCTGCGCGCCGATGGCAGCCTGAAGGCGGCGTCGATGAAATGGTTCGGCATCGACGCCACCCGCCCGCCGCAATGA
- a CDS encoding metallophosphoesterase family protein encodes MRIGLISDTHGLLRPEALAFLAGSDHIVHGGDIGNPDILERLAAIAPLTVVRGNNDTAPWTASIPETARLDAGGVSIYVIHDLKELKLEPGAAGVRVVVSGHSHKPSCAERGGVLYVNPGSAGRRRFSLPIAAGELLVEDGQVRARLVTLDV; translated from the coding sequence ATGCGGATCGGGCTGATCTCGGATACCCATGGCCTGCTGCGTCCGGAAGCGCTGGCCTTCCTGGCCGGCAGCGACCATATCGTGCATGGCGGCGACATCGGCAATCCGGACATCCTCGAGCGCCTGGCCGCGATCGCGCCGCTGACGGTGGTGCGCGGGAATAACGATACCGCGCCCTGGACGGCCTCGATTCCCGAGACCGCGCGCCTGGACGCGGGCGGCGTGTCCATCTACGTCATCCACGACCTCAAGGAGTTGAAGCTGGAGCCGGGCGCGGCCGGTGTGCGCGTGGTGGTGTCCGGCCACTCCCACAAACCCTCCTGTGCCGAGCGCGGCGGGGTGCTGTACGTGAACCCGGGCAGCGCCGGCCGGCGCCGCTTCAGCCTGCCGATCGCGGCCGGCGAGCTGCTGGTCGAGGACGGGCAGGTGCGCGCGCGGCTGGTCACCCTGGACGTTTAG
- a CDS encoding SDR family oxidoreductase encodes MGIEVNFEGKIAMVTGASSGLGARFAKALAGAGAQVVLASRRIERLKELRAEIEADGGAAHVVALDVTDLASIKSAIAHAETEAGPIDILVNNSGVSTTQRLLDVTEDDYGYIMDTNLRGAFFMAQQTAKRMIQRAKGDPKKQHRIVNIASVAGLRVLPQIGVYCMSKAGVVQMTKAMAVEWGRYGINVNAICPGYIATEMNEDYFDTEQGKKLIEMLPRRRTGRPEDLDGLLLLLAAEEAHFINGAIITADDGMTAQ; translated from the coding sequence GTGGGCATTGAAGTCAATTTCGAAGGAAAGATCGCAATGGTGACGGGCGCTTCCAGCGGGCTGGGGGCGCGCTTCGCGAAGGCCCTGGCCGGGGCCGGGGCGCAGGTGGTGCTGGCTTCGCGCCGCATCGAGCGCCTGAAGGAGCTGCGCGCCGAGATCGAGGCGGACGGCGGCGCCGCCCACGTGGTGGCGCTGGACGTCACCGACCTCGCCAGCATCAAGTCGGCGATCGCCCACGCCGAGACCGAGGCGGGCCCGATCGACATCCTGGTGAACAATTCCGGCGTGTCGACCACCCAGCGCCTGCTGGACGTGACCGAGGACGACTACGGCTACATCATGGACACCAACCTGCGCGGCGCCTTCTTCATGGCCCAGCAGACCGCCAAGCGCATGATCCAGCGCGCCAAGGGCGACCCCAAGAAGCAGCACAGGATCGTCAACATCGCCTCGGTGGCGGGCTTGCGCGTGCTGCCGCAGATCGGCGTCTACTGCATGAGCAAGGCCGGCGTGGTGCAGATGACCAAGGCGATGGCGGTCGAATGGGGCCGCTACGGCATCAACGTCAACGCGATCTGCCCCGGCTACATCGCCACCGAGATGAACGAGGATTACTTCGACACCGAGCAGGGAAAAAAGCTGATCGAGATGCTGCCGCGCCGCCGCACCGGCCGGCCGGAAGATCTCGATGGCCTGCTGCTGCTGCTGGCCGCCGAGGAAGCCCACTTCATCAACGGCGCCATCATCACGGCTGACGACGGCATGACGGCGCAGTGA
- a CDS encoding bifunctional diguanylate cyclase/phosphodiesterase, producing MDKDVHVPAALLARQQLDSGLKPERLRHEQEQAHFNELYLLAPSGYFVVAFDGRILQANVAGAQLIGVARGALGAHRFRDFVRRAWREEFDAFFEAAINSRAPRRQRIEMTCADQGAPGPVVLLASADGSGQACRIVVEPVDGKLAALERSEERFRRIVHCADEGIWEIDALGFITFVNPKMAALLGCEIEDLLEQPLVRFMDEEGKARFETHDVRRQHARGERAELKFIRTDGAELWTSAATTPIFDVAGNYLGTLALVTDITRSRASAERIWHQANFDELTGLPNRHMFRDRLAQEMRKADRSANFVALLYIDLDHFKQVNDHLGHAVGDALLAEAARRVKACVRVTDTLARLGGDEFTVILAGMERVGSVDRIAQSIVDALALPFELAGAIGQERAEVSASIGIALYPADARELPELLSHADQAMYASKNAGRNRYSYFTRDLQEAALARQLITSDLRAAIEGRQFEILYQPIVSLRTGAVHKAEALLRWRHPTRGLLAPAQFIPFAESNGLIVEIGDWVFREAARQVQRWQRSIAPDFQVSVNKSPVQFRRDGGQYQGWLDYLRELKLPPQSIVVEISEGALAGGADALLGRLAQYRMLGLQVALDHFGTGHASLAYLKRYDIDFVKIDPSLAQTLEGEGGELALYEAIVAMAHKLGLKVVAEGVEAPAQRRLLLDAGCDYAQGYMFGHPMSAQDLERLALRSIA from the coding sequence ATGGACAAGGACGTGCACGTGCCGGCGGCGCTGCTGGCCAGGCAACAGCTCGACAGCGGGCTCAAGCCGGAGCGGCTGCGCCACGAGCAGGAACAGGCGCACTTCAACGAACTGTACCTGCTGGCCCCCAGCGGCTACTTCGTGGTGGCCTTCGACGGCCGCATCCTGCAGGCCAATGTCGCCGGCGCGCAGCTGATCGGCGTTGCGCGCGGCGCGCTCGGCGCGCACCGCTTCCGCGACTTCGTGCGGCGCGCCTGGCGCGAGGAATTCGACGCCTTCTTCGAGGCCGCCATCAACAGCCGCGCGCCGCGCCGCCAGCGCATCGAGATGACCTGCGCCGACCAGGGTGCGCCCGGACCGGTGGTGCTGCTGGCCAGCGCCGACGGCAGCGGCCAGGCCTGCCGCATCGTGGTCGAGCCGGTCGACGGCAAGCTGGCCGCGCTGGAGCGCAGCGAAGAGCGCTTCCGCCGCATCGTCCACTGCGCCGACGAGGGCATCTGGGAGATCGACGCGCTCGGCTTCATTACCTTCGTGAACCCGAAAATGGCGGCGCTGCTGGGCTGCGAGATCGAGGACCTGCTGGAGCAGCCGCTGGTGCGCTTCATGGACGAGGAGGGCAAGGCCCGTTTCGAGACCCATGACGTGCGCCGCCAGCATGCGCGCGGCGAACGCGCCGAACTGAAGTTCATCCGCACCGATGGCGCCGAGCTGTGGACCAGCGCCGCCACCACGCCGATCTTCGACGTCGCCGGCAACTATCTCGGCACCCTGGCCCTGGTCACCGACATCACGCGCAGCCGCGCCTCGGCCGAGCGGATCTGGCACCAGGCCAACTTCGACGAGCTGACCGGCCTGCCGAACCGCCACATGTTCCGCGACCGCCTGGCCCAGGAAATGCGCAAGGCCGACCGCAGCGCCAACTTCGTGGCCCTGCTGTACATCGACCTCGACCACTTCAAGCAAGTCAACGACCACCTCGGCCATGCGGTCGGCGACGCGCTGCTGGCCGAGGCCGCGCGCCGGGTCAAGGCCTGCGTGCGCGTCACCGATACCCTGGCGCGCCTGGGCGGCGACGAGTTCACGGTGATCCTGGCCGGCATGGAGCGGGTCGGCAGCGTCGACCGCATCGCCCAGTCCATCGTCGACGCGCTGGCGCTGCCCTTCGAGCTGGCCGGGGCCATCGGCCAGGAGCGCGCCGAGGTCTCGGCCTCGATCGGCATCGCCCTGTATCCGGCCGACGCGCGCGAGCTGCCGGAACTGCTGTCGCATGCCGACCAGGCCATGTACGCCTCCAAGAACGCCGGCCGCAACCGCTACAGCTACTTCACCCGGGACCTCCAGGAAGCGGCGCTGGCGCGCCAGCTCATCACGTCCGACCTGCGCGCGGCGATCGAGGGGCGCCAGTTCGAAATTCTCTACCAGCCCATCGTCTCGCTGCGGACCGGCGCCGTGCACAAGGCCGAGGCCCTGCTGCGTTGGCGCCATCCGACCCGCGGCCTGCTGGCCCCGGCCCAGTTCATTCCTTTCGCCGAGAGCAATGGCCTGATCGTCGAGATCGGCGACTGGGTGTTCCGCGAGGCGGCGCGCCAGGTCCAGCGCTGGCAGCGCAGCATCGCCCCGGACTTCCAGGTCAGCGTGAACAAGTCACCGGTGCAGTTCCGCCGCGACGGTGGCCAGTATCAGGGATGGCTCGACTACCTGCGCGAACTGAAGCTGCCGCCGCAGAGCATCGTGGTCGAGATCAGCGAGGGCGCGCTTGCCGGCGGCGCCGACGCGCTGCTGGGCCGCCTGGCCCAGTACCGCATGCTCGGGCTGCAGGTGGCGCTCGACCATTTCGGCACCGGTCATGCCTCGCTGGCTTACCTGAAGCGCTACGACATCGACTTCGTGAAGATCGATCCCTCGCTGGCGCAGACGCTGGAGGGGGAGGGCGGCGAGCTGGCGCTGTACGAGGCGATCGTCGCCATGGCGCACAAGCTGGGGCTGAAGGTGGTGGCGGAAGGGGTGGAGGCGCCGGCGCAGCGCAGGCTGCTGCTCGACGCCGGCTGCGATTATGCGCAGGGGTACATGTTCGGGCATCCGATGAGCGCGCAGGACCTGGAACGGCTGGCCCTGCGCTCCATCGCCTGA
- a CDS encoding LuxR C-terminal-related transcriptional regulator, translated as MIFQHAPVGMCISVNRIIQACNEALAAMFGYDCAQLNGKSFEVLYPTHDEFLRTGDRIVPIMNARGRYSDERIMRRADGELFWCHVTGRALDPQQPLGAGVWTFEDVSEKRPVTAALTPREREIAALLVEGKTSKVIARETDLSPRTVEMHRAKLMKKFSASTSSELVHKLVGVAR; from the coding sequence ATGATTTTCCAGCATGCCCCGGTCGGCATGTGCATCTCGGTCAACCGCATCATCCAGGCCTGCAACGAGGCGCTGGCGGCGATGTTCGGCTACGACTGCGCCCAGCTGAACGGCAAGTCCTTCGAGGTCCTGTATCCGACCCATGACGAGTTCCTGCGCACCGGCGACCGCATCGTCCCCATCATGAACGCCCGCGGCCGCTACTCGGACGAGCGCATCATGCGCCGCGCGGACGGCGAGCTGTTCTGGTGCCACGTGACCGGCCGCGCGCTGGACCCGCAACAGCCGCTGGGCGCCGGGGTCTGGACCTTCGAGGACGTGAGCGAAAAGCGCCCGGTGACGGCCGCCCTCACCCCGCGCGAACGCGAGATCGCGGCCCTGCTGGTGGAAGGCAAGACCAGCAAGGTGATCGCGCGCGAGACCGACCTGTCGCCGCGTACGGTGGAGATGCACCGGGCCAAGCTGATGAAGAAGTTTTCGGCGTCCACATCGTCGGAACTGGTGCACAAGCTGGTGGGGGTGGCGCGCTAG
- a CDS encoding electron transfer flavoprotein-ubiquinone oxidoreductase encodes MTQPNNLIEQYGPREAMEYDVVIVGGGPAGLSAAIRLKQLASEQGREVSVCVLEKGGEVGAHILSGAVMDPRALNELFPNWKELGAPLNTAVTEDRVLFLTETKSYATPSFMVPKALTNHGNYVISLGNVTRWLGQQAESLGVEIFPGFPAAEVLYNEDGSVKGVATGNMGVKRDGEPGPDFQLGMELHAKYTLFAEGSRGHLGRQLIAKYDLNKGKDPQTYGIGIKELWEIDPAKHQPGLVIHSAGWPLPSDTYGGSFLYHLENNQVAVGFVVGLAYQNPYLSPYEEFQRYKTHPAIRHFFEGGKRISYGARAITAGGLQSLPKTVFPGGALIGCDAGFLNVSRIKGSHAAIKTGMLAADAAFAALGEGRQHDELASYPAAFEQSWLHEELHVARNFKPWMSKGLYLGTIMTGIDQILFKGKAPWTLHHQHADHECLRPASDFKPIVYPKPDGKLTFDRLSSVFISNTNHAEDQPVHLTLKNPNVPVEINLAKYAGPEQRYCPAGVYEFVKTDEGKDRLQINAQNCVHCKTCDIKDPTQNIVWVTPEGGGGPNYPNM; translated from the coding sequence ATGACTCAGCCCAACAACCTCATCGAACAATACGGTCCGCGCGAAGCGATGGAATACGACGTCGTCATCGTCGGCGGCGGCCCTGCCGGTCTCTCGGCGGCAATCCGCCTGAAGCAGCTGGCATCGGAACAGGGCCGCGAGGTGTCCGTCTGCGTGCTCGAAAAAGGCGGCGAGGTGGGTGCGCACATCCTGTCGGGCGCGGTCATGGACCCGCGTGCGCTGAACGAACTCTTCCCGAACTGGAAGGAACTCGGCGCCCCGCTGAACACCGCCGTCACCGAAGACCGCGTGCTGTTCCTGACCGAGACCAAATCCTACGCCACCCCGTCCTTCATGGTGCCGAAGGCCCTGACCAACCACGGCAACTACGTGATTTCGCTGGGTAATGTGACGCGCTGGCTGGGCCAGCAGGCGGAAAGCCTGGGCGTCGAGATCTTCCCGGGCTTCCCGGCCGCCGAGGTGCTGTACAACGAGGACGGCTCGGTCAAGGGCGTCGCCACCGGCAACATGGGCGTCAAGCGCGATGGCGAACCCGGCCCGGATTTCCAGCTCGGGATGGAACTGCACGCGAAGTACACGCTGTTCGCGGAAGGCTCGCGCGGCCACCTGGGCCGGCAGCTGATCGCGAAATACGACCTGAACAAGGGCAAGGATCCGCAGACCTACGGCATCGGCATCAAGGAACTGTGGGAAATCGACCCGGCCAAGCACCAGCCGGGCCTGGTGATCCACAGCGCCGGCTGGCCGCTGCCCTCCGATACCTATGGCGGCTCCTTCCTGTACCACCTGGAGAACAACCAGGTCGCGGTCGGCTTCGTGGTCGGCCTGGCCTACCAGAACCCGTATCTGTCGCCGTACGAGGAATTCCAGCGTTATAAAACCCACCCGGCGATCCGCCACTTCTTCGAAGGCGGCAAGCGCATCTCCTACGGCGCGCGCGCGATCACGGCCGGTGGCCTGCAATCGCTGCCGAAGACCGTGTTCCCGGGCGGCGCCCTGATCGGCTGCGACGCCGGCTTCCTGAACGTGTCCCGCATCAAGGGCAGCCACGCCGCGATCAAGACCGGCATGCTGGCCGCCGACGCCGCCTTTGCCGCACTGGGCGAGGGCCGCCAGCACGACGAGCTGGCGAGCTACCCGGCCGCCTTCGAGCAGTCCTGGCTGCACGAGGAACTGCACGTGGCGCGCAACTTCAAGCCGTGGATGAGCAAGGGCCTGTATCTGGGCACCATCATGACCGGCATCGACCAGATCCTGTTCAAGGGCAAGGCGCCGTGGACCCTGCACCACCAGCACGCCGACCACGAATGCCTGCGTCCCGCCTCGGACTTCAAGCCCATCGTGTACCCGAAGCCGGACGGCAAGCTGACTTTTGACCGCCTGTCCTCGGTGTTCATCTCGAACACCAACCACGCCGAAGACCAGCCGGTGCACCTGACCCTGAAGAACCCGAACGTGCCGGTCGAGATCAACCTGGCCAAGTACGCCGGTCCGGAACAGCGCTACTGCCCGGCCGGCGTGTACGAGTTCGTGAAGACCGACGAAGGCAAGGACCGCCTGCAGATCAACGCGCAGAACTGCGTGCACTGCAAGACCTGCGACATCAAGGATCCGACCCAGAACATCGTCTGGGTCACGCCGGAAGGCGGCGGCGGGCCGAATTACCCGAACATGTAA
- a CDS encoding DUF378 domain-containing protein → MASINAPTMERRHLPERRAAAREGHSAMSAIDYIAMALLIIGGLNWAMVGLLDVDVVASLFGAGSPATRLVYVVVGIAALYSIWMATRMGRHGHAA, encoded by the coding sequence ATGGCTAGCATCAACGCACCCACCATGGAGCGGCGGCACCTGCCCGAACGGCGGGCTGCCGCGCGCGAAGGGCATTCGGCCATGTCGGCGATCGATTACATCGCGATGGCGCTGCTGATCATCGGCGGCCTGAACTGGGCCATGGTCGGCCTGCTCGACGTCGACGTCGTCGCCAGCCTGTTCGGGGCCGGCAGCCCGGCCACCCGCCTGGTCTATGTCGTGGTCGGCATCGCCGCCCTGTATTCGATCTGGATGGCGACGAGGATGGGCCGCCACGGGCACGCCGCTTGA